A window of Natrinema salifodinae contains these coding sequences:
- the hisA gene encoding 1-(5-phosphoribosyl)-5-[(5-phosphoribosylamino)methylideneamino]imidazole-4-carboxamide isomerase, whose product MNTDGEAFEVIPAVDIQDGEVVQLVQGERGTEKTYGEPVEAARRWLDAGAETLHLVDLDGAFEGERANDDAIDAVIDAVDVPTQLGGGIRTAADAVDLLERGVDRVILGTAAVENPAIVGEISESHPDSVVVSLDAKDGEVVVEGWTEGAGISPVEAAERYEDLGAAAILFTNVDVEGRLEGVATEPVRDLVDATDIPVIASGGVATLDDVRALADASAAAVVVGSALYEGNFTLEDAQTAVED is encoded by the coding sequence ATGAACACCGACGGCGAGGCGTTCGAGGTGATTCCGGCGGTCGACATCCAAGACGGCGAGGTCGTCCAGCTCGTTCAGGGCGAACGCGGCACGGAGAAGACCTACGGCGAGCCCGTCGAGGCCGCCAGGCGGTGGCTCGACGCCGGTGCGGAGACGCTGCACCTGGTCGACCTCGACGGTGCCTTCGAGGGCGAGCGGGCGAACGACGACGCCATCGACGCGGTGATCGACGCCGTCGACGTGCCGACGCAGCTGGGCGGGGGTATCCGCACCGCTGCCGACGCCGTCGACCTGCTCGAGCGCGGCGTCGACCGCGTCATCCTCGGCACCGCGGCAGTGGAGAATCCGGCTATCGTCGGCGAGATCAGCGAGTCTCACCCCGACAGCGTGGTCGTTAGTCTGGACGCGAAAGACGGCGAGGTCGTCGTCGAGGGCTGGACCGAGGGCGCGGGGATCAGCCCCGTCGAGGCCGCCGAGCGATACGAGGACCTCGGGGCCGCCGCGATCCTCTTTACCAACGTCGACGTCGAGGGCCGACTCGAGGGGGTCGCGACCGAGCCCGTCCGCGACCTGGTCGACGCAACCGACATCCCCGTGATCGCCAGCGGCGGCGTCGCGACGCTCGACGACGTGCGGGCGCTCGCGGACGCCAGCGCAGCGGCCGTGGTCGTCGGCAGCGCGCTCTACGAAGGAAACTTCACGCTCGAAGACGCACAGACCGCGGTCGAGGACTGA
- a CDS encoding SLC13 family permease: protein MSVSGYVPLVQEPLAQPELTTDILVVFGVVAFAIALFVTERLPIDVTAILLIVVLVVLEPWTGIDPETGISGFANEATITVLAMLILSGGISRTGVVQELGRRMASFAGESIRKQLFATVVATSPVSGFLNNTPVVALLVPVVTDVANRGNTSPSKLLIPLSYASQVGGMLTLIGTSTNILASDVSARLGTQYPELHRFSMFEFTQLGVLVVLAGGLYLIFVGHYLLPERVPPRADYLEEYAVEDYVADVAVVPGSPLAGATVGDATDALGDEIDVVQVIRAADRSIAPRRDTRLEEGDVLVVRTNRTAITALEDAPGVEPVGRPESAAADLSSDGGGIITELVVSLDSRLVGERLDPEAFREEFGAAVLGLRRHGSLVGERIVGRRLDVGDTLLVQAPPDTLDRLARRDDVIVARESARPEYRSDKAPIAIAIMIGVVAVAALEIYPILISALAGVVAMVVAGVLEPNELYDAVEWNIIFLLAGVIPLGIALEGTGAAAYIAFLVVQSAGFLPTIVVLWLFYITTGLITEVISNNASVVLLIPVAAAAATGIDANPFAFVLAVTFAASTAFLGPIGYQTNLFVYGPGGYRFGDYFRIGAPLQLLLSVVTVAGIAFFWGV from the coding sequence ATGTCGGTGTCGGGGTACGTTCCGCTCGTACAGGAGCCGCTGGCTCAGCCGGAGCTGACGACGGACATTCTCGTCGTCTTCGGCGTCGTCGCCTTCGCGATCGCGCTGTTCGTCACGGAACGCCTGCCGATCGACGTGACCGCCATCCTGCTGATCGTGGTCCTGGTCGTGTTAGAGCCCTGGACCGGCATCGATCCGGAGACCGGCATCTCGGGGTTCGCGAACGAGGCGACGATCACCGTGCTGGCGATGCTCATCCTGAGCGGCGGGATCAGCCGGACCGGCGTGGTACAGGAGTTGGGGCGGCGGATGGCCTCCTTCGCGGGCGAGAGCATCCGGAAGCAGCTGTTCGCGACCGTCGTAGCCACCAGTCCCGTCTCCGGGTTCCTGAACAACACGCCCGTGGTCGCGCTGCTCGTGCCGGTCGTCACCGACGTCGCGAACCGGGGGAACACCTCGCCGTCGAAGCTGCTCATCCCGCTGTCGTACGCCTCGCAGGTCGGCGGGATGCTCACGCTTATCGGAACATCGACGAACATCCTCGCCAGCGACGTCTCGGCGCGGCTCGGCACGCAGTACCCCGAACTCCACCGGTTCTCGATGTTCGAGTTCACGCAACTGGGCGTCCTGGTCGTCCTCGCCGGCGGGCTCTACCTGATCTTTGTCGGTCACTACCTCCTGCCCGAACGGGTGCCGCCGCGGGCGGACTACCTCGAGGAGTACGCGGTCGAGGACTACGTCGCCGACGTGGCCGTCGTCCCCGGGTCGCCGCTCGCGGGCGCGACAGTCGGCGACGCGACCGACGCACTCGGCGACGAGATCGACGTCGTCCAGGTCATCCGTGCGGCGGACCGCTCGATCGCACCCCGCCGAGACACCCGACTCGAGGAGGGCGACGTCCTGGTCGTCCGCACGAACAGGACCGCGATCACGGCCCTGGAGGACGCGCCAGGAGTCGAACCCGTCGGGCGCCCGGAGTCCGCCGCCGCCGATCTCTCGTCGGACGGCGGGGGGATCATCACGGAACTGGTCGTCTCGCTGGACTCGCGGCTCGTCGGCGAACGGCTCGATCCCGAGGCGTTCCGCGAGGAGTTCGGCGCGGCCGTTCTCGGCCTCCGTCGCCACGGCTCGCTCGTCGGCGAACGGATCGTCGGCCGACGGCTCGACGTCGGCGACACGCTGCTCGTCCAGGCGCCGCCGGACACGCTCGATCGGCTCGCCAGGCGGGACGACGTGATCGTCGCCCGCGAATCGGCCCGGCCCGAGTACCGGTCGGACAAGGCGCCGATCGCCATCGCAATCATGATCGGCGTCGTCGCCGTCGCCGCCCTCGAGATATACCCGATCCTGATCTCCGCGCTCGCGGGCGTCGTCGCGATGGTCGTCGCGGGCGTCCTCGAGCCCAACGAACTCTACGACGCCGTCGAGTGGAACATCATCTTCCTGCTGGCGGGCGTGATCCCGCTCGGTATCGCGCTCGAGGGGACGGGAGCGGCCGCCTATATCGCCTTCCTGGTCGTCCAATCGGCCGGCTTCCTGCCGACGATCGTCGTGCTGTGGCTGTTCTACATCACGACGGGTCTGATCACGGAGGTTATTAGCAACAACGCCAGCGTCGTCCTCCTGATTCCGGTCGCTGCGGCCGCCGCGACCGGGATCGACGCGAACCCCTTCGCGTTCGTGCTCGCCGTGACGTTCGCCGCGAGCACGGCCTTCCTGGGCCCGATCGGCTACCAGACGAACCTGTTCGTCTACGGGCCCGGCGGCTACCGGTTCGGCGATTACTTCCGGATCGGCGCGCCGCTGCAACTGCTGCTGTCGGTCGTCACCGTCGCCGGCATCGCGTTCTTCTGGGGCGTTTGA
- a CDS encoding ABC transporter ATP-binding protein, whose protein sequence is MTILEAQHLTRVVDDERIVDDVSVTISESDVLVVVGPSGAGKSSLLRLLNRLDEPTEGTVLFEGTDYRSIPPRTLRQRIGLVPQDPALVPGTVAENVARGAILRDESVDDAAVERLLERLGLADYTDRDVEDLSGGEKQRVAIARTLYNEPDVLLLDEPTSHLDPDSEERVEALLSELIRDLDLTVVLVTHDEDQARRFGERVLALRDGVVDRVGPVEEVLA, encoded by the coding sequence ATGACGATTCTCGAGGCGCAGCACCTCACGCGCGTCGTCGATGACGAGCGGATCGTCGACGACGTCTCCGTTACGATTTCCGAGTCCGACGTGCTGGTCGTGGTCGGCCCCTCCGGCGCGGGCAAGTCGTCGCTGCTCCGCCTGCTCAACCGACTCGACGAGCCGACCGAGGGGACGGTCCTGTTCGAGGGGACGGACTACCGGTCGATCCCCCCGCGGACGCTCCGCCAGCGGATCGGCCTGGTTCCCCAAGATCCCGCACTGGTCCCGGGCACCGTCGCCGAGAACGTCGCCCGCGGCGCGATCCTCCGAGACGAGTCGGTCGACGACGCCGCGGTCGAGCGACTGCTCGAGCGACTCGGCCTGGCGGACTACACCGACCGCGACGTCGAGGACCTCTCGGGCGGCGAGAAACAGCGCGTCGCCATCGCGCGCACGCTCTACAACGAGCCGGACGTCCTCCTCCTCGACGAGCCGACGTCACATCTCGATCCGGACTCCGAGGAGCGCGTCGAGGCGCTGCTCTCGGAGCTCATCCGCGACCTCGATCTCACCGTCGTATTGGTCACCCACGACGAGGACCAGGCCCGTCGGTTCGGCGAACGGGTGCTGGCACTTCGTGACGGCGTCGTCGACCGCGTCGGGCCGGTCGAGGAGGTGTTGGCCTGA
- a CDS encoding ABC transporter permease — protein MDALGGFFEQFTDPVLLTGLAQVAVAAVLAALVVGLSHVRGLALERELGVALVRGLVQIVAMGSIVGLLLTVDFAWSAVILLGMMGGATWISKNRGAGLPGVVRVSFVAILFGAGLVIVTMTLAGAIEATVRNLVPVGSMIIANAMQINSLALDRFKSEIQSNRPEIEADLALGAPPQAVVSRHVKTGVRASLIPTIDSLKSLGWVWIPGIMAGMILGGENPIYAALYQFVIMAMIFAAGGLTSVTSSLLIGTYVFTDAEQLKPIDAAADES, from the coding sequence ATGGATGCTCTCGGCGGGTTCTTCGAACAGTTCACCGATCCGGTGCTTCTCACCGGGCTCGCGCAGGTCGCCGTCGCGGCCGTTCTCGCCGCCCTCGTCGTCGGCCTCTCGCACGTCCGCGGGCTTGCCCTCGAGCGCGAACTCGGCGTCGCGCTGGTCCGCGGGCTCGTCCAGATCGTCGCGATGGGATCGATCGTCGGCCTGTTGCTCACCGTCGACTTCGCCTGGAGCGCGGTCATCCTCCTCGGCATGATGGGCGGCGCGACGTGGATCTCGAAGAACCGCGGCGCGGGCCTTCCCGGCGTGGTGCGGGTCTCGTTCGTCGCGATTCTCTTCGGCGCGGGGCTCGTGATCGTCACGATGACGCTCGCGGGAGCGATCGAGGCGACCGTTCGGAACCTGGTCCCGGTCGGGAGCATGATCATCGCCAACGCCATGCAGATCAACTCGCTGGCGCTCGATCGGTTCAAGAGTGAAATTCAGTCGAACCGGCCCGAGATCGAGGCCGACCTGGCGCTCGGGGCGCCCCCGCAGGCGGTCGTCTCACGCCACGTCAAGACCGGCGTCCGGGCGTCGCTGATCCCGACGATCGACTCGTTGAAGAGCCTCGGCTGGGTCTGGATTCCGGGGATCATGGCCGGGATGATCCTCGGCGGCGAGAATCCCATCTACGCCGCGCTCTATCAGTTCGTCATCATGGCGATGATCTTCGCCGCCGGCGGCCTGACGAGCGTGACCAGCAGCCTGCTGATCGGCACGTACGTCTTCACCGACGCCGAGCAACTGAAGCCGATCGACGCGGCGGCGGACGAGTCGTGA
- a CDS encoding inorganic phosphate transporter codes for MNAEPLLVIGILTAIFVGYNIGGSTTGPAFGPAVGANVITKLMAAALMSVFFFVGAITIGPAVVDTLGRELVTDTSVFTMRSNVAVLFFIGGALFVGNYTGVPASTSMTAVGAIAALGFATGELNWDVLGEIVVWWIVAPIVGFWVAGMVGRYFYPRLNAWVAIEEKQGGRPMVTVDRSSLVPRLQFGAGADRREITGALIVVAIGCLMGFSSGTSNIANAIAPIYGTGDVDMVTLILIGSAAVAVGCFTIARRTLDTLGNDITNLPLTAAIVVAVISSGIVVGLSSIGIPASFVVIATMSIIGLGWGRATRTTTLSGVRAGEETRVSVGALTAEEEGERSPKIGEEEPEDIPKASDLFDPSTTARVILMQNVVPAISTIGAYLTFRFVPIFGF; via the coding sequence GTGAACGCGGAACCGCTGCTTGTGATCGGGATCCTTACCGCGATTTTCGTCGGCTACAACATCGGCGGCTCGACGACCGGGCCCGCGTTCGGGCCCGCGGTCGGCGCCAACGTGATCACGAAACTGATGGCGGCCGCACTGATGTCGGTCTTCTTCTTCGTCGGGGCGATCACGATCGGCCCGGCGGTCGTCGACACGCTCGGTCGGGAACTCGTCACCGACACGTCGGTGTTTACGATGCGCTCGAACGTCGCCGTCCTCTTTTTCATCGGGGGCGCGCTGTTCGTCGGCAACTACACTGGCGTTCCCGCCTCGACCTCGATGACCGCGGTCGGCGCGATCGCCGCGCTCGGGTTCGCGACCGGCGAACTCAACTGGGACGTGCTCGGCGAGATCGTCGTCTGGTGGATCGTCGCGCCGATCGTCGGCTTCTGGGTCGCCGGCATGGTTGGGCGCTACTTCTACCCCCGGCTCAACGCCTGGGTCGCCATCGAGGAGAAACAGGGGGGACGGCCGATGGTGACGGTCGATCGCTCGAGCCTTGTCCCGCGGCTCCAATTCGGCGCCGGCGCCGACCGCCGGGAAATCACGGGCGCGCTAATCGTCGTCGCCATCGGCTGTCTGATGGGCTTTTCCTCGGGGACGAGCAACATCGCCAACGCGATCGCGCCGATCTACGGCACCGGCGACGTCGACATGGTGACGCTGATCCTGATCGGGTCGGCCGCGGTCGCCGTCGGCTGTTTCACGATCGCCCGCCGAACGCTGGACACGCTCGGAAACGACATCACGAACCTCCCGCTGACGGCGGCGATCGTCGTCGCGGTCATCAGTTCGGGAATCGTCGTCGGCCTCTCGTCGATCGGCATTCCCGCGAGCTTCGTCGTCATCGCGACGATGAGCATCATCGGCCTGGGCTGGGGCCGGGCTACCCGGACGACGACGCTGTCCGGGGTCCGGGCCGGCGAGGAGACGCGCGTCTCGGTCGGCGCGCTGACGGCCGAGGAGGAGGGCGAACGCTCTCCCAAGATCGGCGAGGAGGAACCCGAGGACATCCCAAAGGCGTCGGACCTGTTCGACCCCTCGACGACGGCCCGCGTGATCCTCATGCAGAACGTGGTGCCGGCGATCTCGACGATCGGCGCCTACCTCACCTTCCGGTTCGTTCCGATCTTCGGTTTCTGA
- a CDS encoding inorganic phosphate transporter, with product MVSAILLVGIVVAIFVGFNIGGSSTGIAWGPAVGAGVIGKTAAAALMSVFVFVGGWTVGRNVIDTMGSDIVPPEIFTLQASIVVLFFIGLGMLIANLFGVPVPTSMTAVGAIAGLGLATGTLDMVVMGRIISWWVVTPIIAFWIGGIVGRYFYPYLDRYFEIRQSEGPLLALDRSGAIPTPVLGPGTTVKELATTVLIVVIACYMAFGAGASNVANAVAPLVGSGALDIGGYDGTDLGIAIGAVAISLGGFTIARRTMEAVGNDLTELPLLAALIVAVTAASITTILSSIGIPISLVMATVMTIVGLGWGRASRTASIAGLARGEDTLELSTNVLTQETPNEVPKIGEEDPEDVIDADDLVRPDAVARFVVFWIIGPSASAGLAYAFFLVVPI from the coding sequence ATGGTATCTGCGATTCTCCTCGTCGGGATCGTCGTGGCGATCTTCGTCGGATTCAACATCGGCGGCTCGTCGACGGGGATCGCCTGGGGGCCGGCCGTCGGCGCGGGCGTCATTGGCAAGACGGCGGCCGCGGCCCTCATGTCCGTCTTCGTCTTCGTCGGCGGCTGGACCGTCGGCCGCAACGTCATCGACACGATGGGCAGCGACATCGTCCCGCCGGAGATCTTCACCCTGCAGGCCAGCATCGTCGTCCTGTTTTTCATCGGCTTGGGGATGCTGATCGCGAACCTCTTCGGCGTCCCCGTCCCCACGTCGATGACCGCCGTCGGCGCGATCGCCGGCCTGGGCCTGGCCACCGGCACGCTGGACATGGTCGTGATGGGACGGATCATCTCGTGGTGGGTCGTCACGCCGATTATCGCCTTCTGGATCGGCGGGATCGTCGGGCGCTACTTCTACCCGTATCTCGACCGGTACTTCGAGATCCGCCAGTCCGAGGGGCCGCTGCTCGCGCTCGATCGGTCCGGTGCGATCCCGACGCCGGTGCTCGGCCCGGGCACGACGGTAAAAGAGCTCGCGACGACGGTCCTGATCGTCGTCATCGCGTGTTACATGGCCTTCGGCGCGGGCGCGAGCAACGTCGCGAACGCGGTCGCGCCCCTGGTCGGCAGCGGCGCGCTCGATATCGGTGGCTACGACGGAACCGACCTCGGCATCGCCATCGGCGCGGTCGCGATCAGCCTCGGCGGGTTCACGATCGCCAGGCGCACGATGGAAGCGGTCGGCAACGACCTCACCGAACTCCCGCTGCTCGCCGCGCTGATCGTCGCCGTCACCGCCGCCTCGATCACCACCATCCTCTCATCGATCGGCATCCCGATCAGCCTGGTGATGGCGACGGTGATGACGATCGTCGGCCTCGGCTGGGGCCGGGCCAGCCGTACCGCCAGCATCGCCGGCCTCGCGCGAGGCGAGGACACCCTCGAGCTCTCGACGAACGTCCTCACCCAGGAGACGCCCAACGAAGTACCCAAGATCGGCGAGGAAGATCCCGAGGACGTCATCGACGCCGACGACCTGGTCCGCCCGGACGCCGTCGCGCGGTTCGTCGTCTTCTGGATCATCGGCCCCTCCGCGTCGGCCGGCCTGGCGTACGCATTTTTCCTCGTGGTTCCGATCTGA
- the fer gene encoding ferredoxin Fer, whose amino-acid sequence MPTVEYLNYEVLDDQGWEMDDDDLFGEAADAGLDEEDYGTLDVAEGEYILEAAEAQGYDWPFSCRAGACANCAAIVFDGEIDMDMQQILSDEEVEEKNVRLTCIGSPETDEVKIVYNAKHLDYLQNRVI is encoded by the coding sequence ATGCCCACGGTAGAATACCTCAACTACGAAGTACTGGACGACCAGGGCTGGGAGATGGACGACGACGACCTCTTCGGGGAGGCCGCTGACGCCGGTCTCGACGAGGAGGACTACGGCACGCTCGACGTCGCCGAGGGCGAGTACATCCTCGAGGCGGCCGAGGCGCAGGGCTACGACTGGCCCTTCTCGTGCCGCGCAGGTGCCTGTGCGAACTGTGCGGCGATCGTCTTCGATGGCGAGATCGACATGGACATGCAGCAGATCCTCTCGGACGAGGAAGTCGAGGAGAAGAACGTCCGCCTGACCTGCATCGGTTCGCCCGAAACCGACGAGGTCAAGATCGTCTACAACGCCAAGCACCTCGACTACCTGCAGAACCGCGTCATCTAA
- a CDS encoding chloride channel protein, giving the protein MNYVQLNERDFHHMLVVAAILGVGVGLVATAFRVVWLFLKHHLWELFGATYWRVPVSIGAGILIGGILYTTFYPGALAALVQQFHTGGRVDLEDNVPILPVGLIGLVAGQNAGPEGVMSVVGGSFGTYVSDLFGFDNSTKLLTLAGMGAGFGTILGAPIGGALLWLELPHRRGLEYYEAIIPTFVASFAGYLTEVTLGGMHLFPVWETASFVPPTLPQLGWAVGIGAVCIPFGLVYTRLFSSIGGAFRRLSPAVYVKTTVAGAVIGVLGWLVPLSYFYGGSKMNVLLDGSFSLGTLLLTLGAVMVAAAFTIHGNWIGGLIIPHMFMGALVGQAAALVVPGLPPALAMLTGMAAFNSVVTGTPLSSALIAIALTDGASITPVFLASLMAFVASPSVRFLEEAAPRSESPNFHISDD; this is encoded by the coding sequence ATGAATTACGTTCAGTTGAACGAACGCGATTTTCATCACATGCTCGTCGTCGCCGCCATCTTGGGCGTCGGCGTCGGGCTCGTCGCCACGGCGTTTCGCGTCGTCTGGCTCTTTCTGAAACATCACCTCTGGGAGCTCTTCGGTGCGACGTACTGGCGCGTTCCCGTGAGTATCGGCGCGGGGATTCTCATCGGCGGGATTCTCTACACCACGTTCTACCCGGGAGCGCTCGCCGCGCTCGTTCAGCAGTTCCACACTGGAGGTCGCGTCGATCTCGAGGACAACGTGCCGATCCTCCCCGTCGGTCTGATCGGCCTGGTCGCCGGACAGAACGCGGGCCCCGAAGGAGTCATGTCCGTCGTCGGCGGCTCGTTCGGAACGTACGTCTCGGATCTGTTCGGCTTCGACAACTCCACGAAGCTCCTGACGCTGGCCGGCATGGGGGCGGGGTTCGGAACGATCCTCGGCGCGCCGATCGGCGGGGCGCTCCTCTGGCTCGAACTCCCCCACAGGCGCGGGCTCGAGTACTACGAGGCGATCATTCCGACGTTCGTCGCGTCGTTCGCCGGCTACCTGACCGAGGTCACGCTCGGCGGGATGCACCTGTTTCCGGTCTGGGAAACGGCGTCGTTCGTGCCGCCGACGCTCCCGCAGTTGGGGTGGGCCGTCGGCATCGGCGCCGTCTGTATCCCGTTCGGGCTCGTGTATACGCGGCTGTTCTCGTCGATCGGCGGCGCGTTCCGTCGGCTGTCGCCGGCCGTGTACGTCAAGACGACGGTCGCGGGCGCGGTCATCGGCGTTCTCGGTTGGCTCGTTCCCCTCTCGTACTTCTACGGCGGGTCGAAGATGAACGTCTTGCTGGACGGAAGCTTCTCGCTCGGAACGCTGCTACTGACCCTCGGCGCGGTCATGGTCGCCGCCGCGTTCACGATTCACGGGAACTGGATCGGCGGCCTCATCATCCCCCACATGTTCATGGGCGCGCTCGTCGGTCAGGCGGCGGCGCTCGTCGTGCCCGGTCTCCCGCCGGCGTTAGCGATGCTCACCGGAATGGCAGCGTTCAACTCGGTCGTGACGGGGACGCCGCTCTCGTCGGCGCTCATCGCGATCGCGCTGACGGACGGCGCGAGTATCACCCCGGTGTTTCTCGCCTCGCTCATGGCGTTCGTCGCGAGTCCGTCGGTACGGTTCCTCGAGGAGGCAGCGCCGCGGTCCGAGTCGCCGAACTTCCACATCTCGGACGATTGA
- a CDS encoding universal stress protein: MYDALLVPTDGSEAAMDAANHAYSLGERYDATVHVLAVVEKSDSTTIVGQGTEKLETLREEGTDSTRRIVDEALSRDIDAVGAVEIGDPARTILAYADEHDIDLLVMGTHGRSGVGRFLMGSVTERVLRDGAVPVLAVQR, from the coding sequence ATGTACGACGCACTGCTCGTACCGACCGACGGGAGCGAGGCGGCGATGGACGCGGCGAACCACGCCTACAGCCTGGGAGAGCGATACGACGCGACCGTCCACGTCCTCGCGGTCGTCGAAAAGAGCGACAGTACCACCATCGTCGGGCAGGGGACCGAGAAGCTCGAAACGCTCCGCGAGGAGGGAACCGACTCGACCCGCCGCATCGTCGACGAAGCGCTCTCGCGCGATATCGACGCGGTCGGAGCCGTCGAAATAGGTGACCCCGCTCGAACGATTCTGGCGTACGCCGACGAGCACGATATCGATCTTCTCGTGATGGGAACGCACGGCCGCTCCGGCGTCGGTCGATTCCTCATGGGAAGCGTCACCGAACGCGTCCTCCGAGACGGAGCGGTTCCCGTCCTCGCGGTCCAGCGGTGA
- a CDS encoding HPP family protein, producing the protein MREGAAFSTLYAGVLLTILGALAWVTGRTLIFPSLGPSAFLLATVRDGEVTAPRRVIGGHFIGVAAGWIAYHTVAPGLNVMTAAPMLSSAQLRLAVSGVLAVMITTGAMLATDTVHPPACATTLIVSLGFLTSLADSASIMLAVVVLVGVHKLVLREQSVGDYISIGR; encoded by the coding sequence ATGAGGGAGGGCGCGGCATTTTCGACCCTATATGCCGGCGTACTTCTCACGATTTTGGGCGCGCTCGCCTGGGTTACCGGTCGGACGCTCATTTTTCCGAGTCTCGGTCCGTCCGCCTTCCTGCTGGCCACCGTCCGGGACGGCGAGGTGACCGCCCCGCGGCGCGTGATCGGCGGCCACTTCATCGGCGTCGCGGCCGGCTGGATCGCCTACCACACCGTCGCGCCCGGCCTTAACGTCATGACGGCCGCGCCGATGCTCTCGTCCGCGCAGTTACGGCTCGCCGTTAGCGGCGTGCTCGCCGTGATGATCACGACGGGCGCGATGCTCGCGACCGACACGGTCCACCCGCCGGCCTGTGCGACGACGTTAATCGTCTCGCTCGGGTTCCTCACGTCGCTCGCCGACAGCGCGTCCATCATGCTCGCCGTTGTCGTTCTCGTCGGCGTCCACAAACTGGTGCTCCGCGAACAATCGGTCGGCGACTACATCTCGATCGGACGCTAA
- a CDS encoding A24 family peptidase — protein sequence MTLAGAVATGPDLLRLVAVPVFAWTALRDVETRRVSSVVWIPLAVFGAALLAWDGWLAWTAGGTAWTHEFLLPTAISLGLVVPIAYLFWWVGGFGGADAKALLVLAVLFPTFPEYTVGPLTVPLEMTPIGPFSFTILTNAVLVGVVLPLALAVRNAVAGRIAPVMFVGWPIVWDELPETHGRLLETPSGLSRGGLDLDALRMYLRWRGLSLADLRADPDRYRDPATLPDEPNPPTDGAVTADAADATAHPDGGTIDSSAEPDADLDRPGAAVGPAVADAPASEYNDPWGADAFLEDIEGSAYGTTPETLREGLDVIASEDAVWISPGTPFLVPVFVGLVIALVYGDLLLGTLF from the coding sequence GTGACGCTCGCTGGCGCCGTTGCGACGGGCCCGGACCTCCTTCGGCTCGTCGCCGTTCCCGTCTTCGCCTGGACCGCCCTCCGCGACGTCGAGACCAGACGCGTCTCGAGTGTCGTCTGGATTCCCCTCGCCGTGTTCGGGGCCGCGCTGTTGGCCTGGGACGGGTGGCTCGCGTGGACGGCCGGCGGCACCGCCTGGACCCACGAGTTTCTGCTTCCGACGGCGATCAGCCTAGGCCTGGTCGTCCCCATCGCGTACCTGTTCTGGTGGGTTGGCGGCTTCGGCGGGGCCGACGCGAAGGCGTTGCTCGTGCTCGCCGTGCTCTTCCCGACGTTTCCGGAGTACACGGTGGGTCCGCTGACCGTTCCGCTCGAGATGACCCCGATCGGGCCGTTCTCCTTTACGATCCTGACCAACGCCGTCCTCGTGGGGGTCGTCCTGCCGCTCGCGCTCGCCGTTCGCAACGCCGTCGCGGGCCGGATCGCCCCGGTTATGTTCGTCGGCTGGCCGATCGTCTGGGACGAGCTACCGGAGACCCACGGCCGCCTGCTCGAGACGCCGTCGGGTCTCTCCCGCGGCGGACTCGACCTCGATGCGTTGCGGATGTACCTCCGCTGGCGCGGGCTCTCGCTGGCCGACCTGCGCGCCGATCCCGACCGGTACCGCGATCCGGCGACGCTTCCGGACGAGCCGAACCCGCCGACCGACGGGGCCGTGACCGCGGACGCGGCCGATGCGACGGCCCACCCCGACGGCGGCACGATCGATTCGAGTGCCGAGCCCGACGCTGACTTGGACCGGCCTGGCGCTGCCGTCGGGCCCGCCGTCGCCGACGCTCCCGCGTCGGAGTATAACGACCCCTGGGGCGCCGACGCCTTCCTCGAGGACATCGAGGGCTCGGCCTACGGGACGACTCCCGAGACGCTTCGCGAGGGCCTCGACGTGATCGCGAGCGAGGACGCGGTCTGGATCTCGCCCGGCACGCCGTTTCTCGTTCCCGTGTTCGTCGGCCTGGTGATCGCGCTGGTCTACGGCGACCTGTTGTTAGGGACGCTGTTCTGA
- a CDS encoding HIT family protein, whose protein sequence is MSTIFSQIVEGEIPARIVYEDETTVAFLDANPLAPGHTLVIPRDEYERLNDVPEDVAADLYDTVHRMVPAVEEAVDADATTVAFNNGEAAGQEVPHVHCHIVPRFEGDGGGPIHGVVGDRPDLGDDELDEIAADIESRT, encoded by the coding sequence ATGAGTACGATCTTCAGCCAGATCGTCGAGGGGGAGATCCCCGCGCGCATCGTGTACGAGGACGAGACGACGGTCGCCTTTCTGGACGCCAACCCGCTGGCGCCGGGCCACACGCTGGTGATCCCCAGGGACGAGTACGAACGGCTGAACGACGTCCCCGAGGACGTCGCGGCGGACCTCTACGACACCGTTCACCGCATGGTCCCCGCCGTCGAGGAGGCCGTCGACGCCGACGCGACGACCGTCGCGTTCAACAACGGCGAGGCGGCCGGGCAAGAGGTCCCCCACGTCCACTGTCACATCGTCCCCCGCTTCGAGGGCGACGGCGGCGGCCCCATCCACGGGGTCGTCGGCGACCGCCCCGACCTCGGCGACGACGAACTCGACGAGATCGCCGCGGACATCGAATCACGCACCTAA